One region of Salvia miltiorrhiza cultivar Shanhuang (shh) unplaced genomic scaffold, IMPLAD_Smil_shh original_scaffold_455, whole genome shotgun sequence genomic DNA includes:
- the LOC131004706 gene encoding uncharacterized protein LOC131004706 encodes MARWDEILSLPVQNPPSLEFSSTDLVWSKVEGWRDTIDRVSLIPFARVDDFVRGESNNKECPTRFHVEARRRRTPKTSYKPKVDGVLEYILYWCSFGPDDHRTGGLVRPSRSTYVAKNKSAGRPNTKRGCTCHFIVKRLIAEPSVALIIYNKEKHVDKQGLPCHGPQDKKAAGTRAMYAPYISEELRLRVLSLLYVGVSVETIMQRHNQSVEKQGGPCNRDDLLTHRYVRRQERNIRRSTYELDEDDAVSISMWVESHQTDVFFYEDFSDSDPLTLGIQTEWQLQQMIQFGNCRLLVYDSRFGSNKLKYPIHSLVVFNSENKAIPVAWIISPRFASRDTYRWMRALHNRILAKDPTWKLAGFIVDEPSADILAIREIFQCSVLICFWRVRHAWHKNLMKRCSDMETCAEISKKLGQAVNKICKGTDTANAFKDFMEGFVDAEEFMDYFKATWYPRIGTWTHALKTLPLASQETCAAMEFYHKQLNLRLLNEKDQSVYQRADWLVNKLVTKVHSFFWLDEFSSKEDFARYRKDEWMSGPTAWRQSTRIPDANVIVDGKRAKVIGLNDQNTAHLVRNPGSEYAICDCSRAKTGNLCEHVFKMIKFCRNEGCVAPSTSMFQYSQALIKMLHCPPLDSLVRDRAALLSIWVGMQLDTHIGRESMQEDEGHATEPEQSLVKRRRRDGEAGDFGEGLDLNGSNLESGGAEIEID; translated from the exons ATGGCTAGATGGGATGAGATTCTCTCCTTGCCTGTGCAGAATCCTCCATCGTTGGAGTTCTCTTCCACTGATCTTGTGTGGTCCAAGGTGGAAGGTTGGCGTGATACTATAGACAGAGTTTCTCTGATACCATTTGCCAGAGTTGATGATTTTGTCAGGGGAGAGTCAAATAATAAAGAGTGTCCAACTAGATTCCATGTTGAGGCAAGGAGGAGAAGAACTCCAAAGACGTCTTATAAACCTAAAGTTGATGGAGTCCTCGAGTATATATT GTACTGGTGCTCCTTTGGTCCAGACGATCATAGAACAGGTGGTCTTGTACGTCCTAGTAGGAGTACTTATGTTGCGAAAAATAAATCCGCTGGCCGACCAAATACTAAAAGGGGCTGTACCTGCCACTTTATTGTTAAACGCTTAATTGCAGAGCCTTCTGTGGCACTTATTATATATAACAAAGAGAAGCATGTTGATAAGCAAGGATTGCCGTGCCATGGTCCACAAGACAAGAAAGCTGCAGGTACTCGTGCAATGTATGCTCCATATATTTCGGAAGAACTCCGCCTTCGGGTCTTGTCTCTCCTCTATGTTGGGGTCTCTGTGGAAACCATCATGCAGAGACACAATCAATCAGTAGAGAAACAAGGAGGTCCATGTAATAGGGATGACCTTTTGACCCATAGATATGTTCGAAGGCAAGAGAGGAATATTAGACGATCTACATACGAGCTTGATGAAGATGATGCAGTCAGCATTAGCATGTGGGTTGAAAGCCACCAGACTGACGTTTTCTTTTACGAAGACTTCTCCGATTCTGACCCACTAACGCTTGGAATTCAAACTGAGTGGCAATTGCAACAAATGATCCAATTCGGAAATTGCCGCCTTTTGGTTTATGATTCAAGATTTGGTTCAAATAAGTTGAAG TATCCTATACATAGCCTTGTTGTTTTCAATTCAGAAAACAAGGCTATCCCGGTGGCTTGGATTATTAGTCCCAGATTTGCAAGCAGAGATACATACAGATGGATGCGAGCCCTCCACAATAGAATTCTTGCAAAAGATCCTACGTGGAAGTTAGCTGGGTTTATTGTGGATGAGCCTTCTGCTGATATTCTAGCAATTAG GGAAATTTTTCAGTGCTCAGTACTGATATGCTTCTGGCGTGTTCGTCATGCATGGCATAAAAATTTGATGAAGAGATGCTCAGATATGGAAACATGTGCTGAAATATCAAAAAAGCTCGGTCAGGCTGTTAATAAAATCTGCAAAGGAACTGATACTGCTAATGCATTTAAAGATTTCATGGAAGGCTTTGTGGATGCTGAAGAGTTCATGGACTACTTCAAGGCAACTTGGTATCCGAGAATAG GTACGTGGACGCATGCTCTGAAAACTCTTCCTCTTGCCAGCCAAGAGACATGTGCAGCAATGGAGTTTTATCACAAACAGTTGAATCTTAGGTTATTGAATGAGAAAGACCAAAGTGTATACCAACGTGCTGATTGGCTGGTAAATAAGCTAGTGACTAAAGTGCATTCTTTTTTCTGGCTTGATGAGTTCTCAAGTAAAGAGGATTTTGCACGATACCGGAAGGATGAGTGGATGAGTGGTCCGACAGCATGGAGGCAATCTACAAGGATCCCCGATGCCAATGTTATCGTTGATGGTAAACGTGCTAAAGTTATCGGGTTGAACGATCAGAATACAGCTCATTTAGTACGGAACCCTGGTTCAGAGTATGCGATTTGTGATTGCAGTCGGGCAAAGACGGGGAACTTGTGTGAGCACGTTTTCAAAATGATCAAATTCTGTCGCAATGAGGGGTGTGTTGCGCCATCCACGAGTATGTTCCAGTACAGTCAGGCCTTGATTAAGATGCTACACTGTCCACCGCTTGATTCTTTAGTTCGCGACCGTGCTGCTTTGTTGTCCATCTGGGTAGGGATGCAGTTGGATACGCATATTGGTCGTGAAAGCATGCAGGAGGACGAAGGGCACGCTACAGAGCCGGAGCAATCTTTGGTGAAGCGCAGGCGTAGAGACGGTGAAGCTGGGGATTTTGGTGAAGGTCTCGACCTTAATGGAAGTAACCTTGAGAGTGGTGGTGCTGAAATTGAAATCGATTAA
- the LOC131004710 gene encoding protein DMR6-LIKE OXYGENASE 2-like yields MGVVDPAFIQDPEHRPKPETLQADNVPLIDLSPLGAPEPAPAALESLVAQIGDACKNWGFFQVINHGVPLHLREKMELVSREFFALQKEEKKKVARDEVDPLGYYDTEHTKNVRDWKEVFDFTEREPIIIPASLDDSHGELKQIRNHWPPHNPPHMKEVCLQYAAEMEKLGYKLLELIALSLGLERERLRAFFDVQTSFVRLNHYPPCPAPELALGVGRHKDAGALTVLAQDEVGGLQVKRKTDGEWILVQPTPNAYIINVGDIIQVWSNDKYESVEHRVKVKAERARISIPYFMNPAHDTMVEPLEELVSARNPAKYKAYSWGKFFATRKLSNFKKLDVENVQIYHFKN; encoded by the exons ATGGGAGTAGTGGATCCTGCTTTCATCCAGGACCCGGAACACAGGCCCAAACCCGAAACACTCCAGGCCGACAACGTCCCGTTGATCGACCTCTCCCCGTTGGGAGCCCCGGAGCCTGCTCCGGCCGCCTTGGAGAGCCTAGTGGCTCAAATCGGCGATGCGTGCAAGAACTGGGGATTCTTCCAAGTGATCAACCACGGCGTGCCGTTGCATCTCAGGGAGAAGATGGAGCTGGTCTCGAGGGAATTCTTCGCTTTGcagaaagaggagaagaagaaagtgGCCAGAGACGAGGTGGATCCTCTAGGATATTACGACACCGAGCACACTAAAAACGTGAGAGATTGGAAAGAAGTCTTCGATTTCACAGAGCGAGAGCCCATCATCATACCTGCTTCGCTCGATGACAGCCACGGGGAGCTCAAACAGATACGGAATCATTGGCCTCCTCATAATCCTCCTCACATGAA GGAGGTGTGCCTGCAGTATGCTGCTGAGATGGAGAAACTGGGGTACAAGTTGCTGGAGCTGATAGCATTGAGCTTGGGGTTGGAGAGGGAGCGGCTGAGGGCTTTCTTCGATGTTCAGACGAGCTTCGTCCGGCTGAATCACTACCCGCCATGCCCAGCTCCGGAGCTGGCTCTGGGGGTGGGCCGCCACAAGGATGCCGGGGCATTGACAGTTCTGGCTCAGGATGAGGTTGGAGGCCTCCAAGTCAAGAGGAAAACTGATGGGGAGTGGATTCTTGTTCAACCTACTCCTAATGCTTATATTATTAATGTTGGTGACATAATACAG GTTTGGAGCAATGATAAGTATGAGAGTGTGGAACATAGGGTGAAAGTGAAGGCGGAGAGGGCAAGAATTTCGATTCCATATTTCATGAATCCTGCTCATGATACCATGGTGGAGCCTCTGGAGGAGCTGGTGAGCGCGCGCAATCCTGCAAAGTACAAAGCCTACAGCTGGGGGAAGTTTTTCGCCACGAGGAAGCTCAGTAACTTCAAGAAGCTTGATGTTGAGAATGTTCAGATATACCATTTCAAGAACTGA
- the LOC131004709 gene encoding protein DMR6-LIKE OXYGENASE 2-like isoform X2 translates to MSWQNRHSSDQTISAMGEVDPDFIQPLEHQPKPESVEARGIPFINLSPLNSQEPDAAALDHLVSEIGDACKIWGFFQIINHGVPSRVRQRIEKASKEFFALPKEEKRKASRDEANLFGYSDFEITKSVRDWKEIFDCTIENPTVIYASDEPDDKELKELTSQWPQYPPNLREICQEYAAEMQKLTHKLLELIALSLGLKKDRFHGFFKEQTSFMRLNYYPSCPAPQLALGLGRHKDAGAMTVLAQDDVGGLEVKRKPDGEWIFVKPMPDAYIVNVGDLIQVWSNDKYESVEHRVTVNSEKERFSIPFFLNPSHYVWVEPLHELVDEENPSKYKGYSWGKFYATRKLSNFKKLTSENIQVHHFKV, encoded by the exons ATGAGTTGGCAAAACAGACATTCATCAGACCAAACAATTTCAGCCATGGGAGAAGTAGATCCTGACTTCATTCAACCCCTCGAACACCAGCCTAAACCAGAAAGTGTTGAAGCCCGAGGCATCCCATTCATCAACCTCTCCCCGCTGAACTCCCAAGAACCCGATGCAGCTGCCCTCGATCATCTAGTGTCGGAGATAGGTGATGCCTGCAAGATATGGGGCTTCTTTCAGATCATCAACCACGGGGTGCCTTCACGAGTCCGTCAGAGAATTGAGAAAGCATCAAAAGAGTTCTTTGCTCTCCCCAAGGAGGAGAAGAGGAAGGCCAGCAGAGATGAGGCCAACCTCTTTGGCTATTCGGACTTTGAGATCACCAAGAGCGTCCGAGACTGGAAGGAGATCTTCGACTGCACCATAGAGAATCCAACGGTCATATATGCCTCAGATGAGCCCGATGACAAGGAGCTCAAAGAGCTCACTAGTCAGTGGCCTCAGTATCCTCCAAATTTAAG GGAGATATGCCAAGAATATGCTGCAGAAATGCAGAAGCTAACTCACAAGCTACTAGAGCTGATAGCATTGAGCTTAGGCCTTAAAAAAGATCGATTTCATGGCTTCTTTAAAGAGCAGACGAGCTTCATGAGGCTGAACTACTACCCATCCTGCCCTGCTCCACAACTAGCACTAGGGCTCGGGAGGCACAAGGATGCCGGTGCCATGACAGTTCTGGCTCAAGACGACGTTGGAGGGCTTGAGGTGAAGAGGAAGCCGGATGGGGAGTGGATCTTTGTCAAACCTATGCCCGATGCTTATATTGTCAACGTGGGAGACCTAATCCAG GTTTGGAGCAATGATAAGTATGAGAGTGTGGAGCACAGAGTGACTGTGAACTCTGAGAAGGAGAGGTTTTCGATTCCATTCTTCTTGAATCCTTCACATTATGTGTGGGTGGAGCCACTGCACGAGCTGGTAGATGAGGAAAATCCTTCCAAGTATAAGGGGTATAGTTGGGGGAAGTTTTACGCAACGCGAAAGCTTAGCAATTTCAAGAAGCTTACCTCTGAGAACATTCAAGTGCACCATTTCAAGGTTTAG
- the LOC131004703 gene encoding pollen-specific leucine-rich repeat extensin-like protein 3, which yields MENPRRMNAYGCFLIVFFTLSCSRASALNNPAKNNEFVPNDRLKQAHHAFQAWKQAIYSDPMNYTANWVGPDVCSYNGVVCAQALDDPSLTVVAGVDLNHADIAGHLPDEIGHLSDISLLHLNSNRFCGIVPDSIKKLKLLFELDLSNNRFVGPFPEVVLELPQLKYLDLRFNDFEGELPAELFDKPLDAIFLNNNRFRSNIPENLGNSPASVIVLSNNNLMGCIPRSIGKMAGNLDEFILSENNLSGCMPEEVTLLNTTVVFDVSKNRFVGDLPKGMEYMQRLEVINIGKNEFRSNVPESVCSLPNLKNFSYAYNYFDAKDASCSHEAIQEVMFEGQGNCVAGEKEQRPEEQCRDKLSKKVDCKAQGCREPEHGESPKGKTESPPQPEALPPLSKPKQKDPSPPQPEAFPPPSKPKQTAPSPPPKPETPAPVKPEPTPSPQVESPPVHSPPPPVQSPPPPVHSPPPPVHSPPPPVHSPPPPVHSPPPPVHSPPPPVHSPPPPIHSPPPPVHSPPPPVHSPPPPVHSPPPPVHSPPPPVHSPPPPVHSPPPPVFSPPPPVQSPPPPTQSPPPPVHSPPPPSPPAFTPIELPKNLGAQYQSPPPPAIQGY from the coding sequence ATGGAGAACCCTCGGAGAATGAATGCTTACGGCTGCTTTCTCATCGTCTTCTTCACCTTATCGTGCTCTCGCGCATCCGCTCTCAACAACCCTGCCAAAAATAACGAGTTCGTACCAAACGACAGGCTGAAGCAGGCGCACCACGCCTTCCAGGCATGGAAACAGGCCATCTACTCCGACCCCATGAACTACACCGCCAACTGGGTCGGCCCCGACGTCTGCTCCTACAATGGCGTCGTCTGCGCCCAGGCCCTCGACGACCCTAGCCTCACCGTCGTGGCCGGGGTCGACCTCAACCACGCGGACATCGCGGGACACCTCCCCGATGAGATCGGCCACCTCAGCGACATCAGCCTCCTCCACTTGAATTCCAACAGGTTCTGCGGGATCGTCCCCGACAGCATCAAGAAGCTGAAGCTTCTCTTCGAGCTGGATCTGAGCAACAACCGCTTCGTCGGGCCGTTCCCGGAGGTCGTCCTCGAGCTGCCTCAGCTCAAGTACCTCGACCTCCGGTTCAACGACTTCGAAGGCGAGCTGCCAGCGGAGCTGTTCGATAAAccgctggacgccatcttcttGAACAACAACAGATTCAGGTCGAACATCCCTGAGAATCTTGGGAACTCCCCTGCTTCCGTGATCGTGCTGTCGAATAACAACCTGATGGGGTGCATTCCCCGCAGCATTGGCAAGATGGCCGGCAATCTGGATGAATTCATCCTGTCGGAAAACAATCTGTCGGGATGCATGCCGGAGGAGGTCACTCTGCTGAACACGACGGTGGTTTTCGACGTGAGCAAGAACAGGTTCGTGGGGGACTTGCCGAAGGGGATGGAGTACATGCAGAGGTTGGAGGTGATCAACATTGGTAAGAATGAGTTCAGGAGCAATGTGCCCGAGAGCGTGTGCAGCTTGCCCAATTTAAAGAACTTCAGCTACGCCTATAACTACTTCGACGCCAAGGATGCGAGCTGCAGCCACGAGGCCATCCAGGAGGTGATGTTCGAGGGCCAAGGGAACTGCGTCGCGGGGGAGAAGGAGCAGAGGCCGGAGGAGCAGTGCCGTGACAAGTTGAGCAAGAAGGTGGATTGTAAGGCTCAGGGCTGCCGGGAGCCGGAGCACGGGGAGTCTCCCAAGGGGAAGACGGAATCGCCGCCGCAACCTGAGGCGCTTCCGCCGCTGTCCAAGCCGAAGCAGAAGGACCCCTCTCCACCGCAACCTGAGGCGTTTCCGCCGCCGTCCAAGCCGAAGCAGACGGCCCCCTCTCCGCCGCCAAAGCCAGAAACTCCAGCGCCTGTGAAACCCGAGCCGACTCCGTCGCCTCAGGTTGAGTCACCGCCAGTCCACTCCCCACCACCACCAGTGCAGTCTCCTCCACCACCAGTCCACTCCCCACCACCGCCGGTGCACTCGCCTCCACCACCCGTCCACTCCCCACCACCACCGGTGCACTCGCCTCCTCCACCAGTTCACTCCCCACCACCACCCGTCCactctcctccaccaccaatcCACTCCCCACCTCCGCCAGTGCACTCTCCGCCGCCACCAGTCCACTCCCCGCCTCCACCAGTGCACTCTCCTCCGCCACCCGTCCACTCCCCACCCCCACCAGTGCACTCTCCACCACCACCAGTGCACTCCCCACCACCACCCGtcttctctccaccaccacCAGTCCAGTCTCCGCCGCCACCCACCCAGTCTCCGCCGCCACCAGTCCACTCTCCGCCACCACCATCACCTCCTGCTTTCACACCAATCGAACTGCCGAAGAACTTGGGCGCCCAATACCAGTCGCCTCCTCCACCTGCTATTCAGGGCTACTAA
- the LOC131004704 gene encoding CCG-binding protein 1, with amino-acid sequence MNMQTVPLNYSANAFFVESNGLWHCSKSRSGGSWSPAVCCSVSRNNTYIPKLEPFSRNKIDRAVREPPLIQKAENEIADYCVTLEGDDSYSCWQAYFELKDLEKESPKEEVEKLIVEAGGVKSLISCVHGVAGIHKAKKECVELRKSTRNVKAEASPCPIPDGLPKTSEELEEEEKARMPDSPFTRLLRARGRCSARYSQPHEHETH; translated from the exons ATGAATATGCAGACCGTGCCTTTGAATTACTCGGCAAACGCTTTCTTTGTTGAATCGAATGGTTTGTGGCATTGTTCAAAATCGAGAAGCGGCGGCTCTTGGAGCCCTGCCGTTTGCTGTTCCGTTTCGAGAAACAATACTTACATCCCAAAGCTGGAGCCGTTCAGCAGAAACAAGATTGATAGAGCCGTTAGAGAGCCCCCTTTGATTCAGAAAGCTGAGAATGAAATCGCAG ATTATTGTGTGACGCTCGAAGGAGACGACTCTTACAGCTGCTGGCAGGCCTATTTTGAACTCAAAGATCTTGAA AAAGAGTCACCCAAGGAAGAGGTGGAGAAGCTGATAGTGGAAGCAGGTGGAGTAAAATCACTCATCAGCTGCGTGCATGGCGTTGCAGGCATTCACAAAGCTAAGAAGGAATGTGTCGAATTGCGAAAATCTACAAGAAATGTGAAAGCAGAAGCTTCTCCCTGTCCGATCCCGGATGGATTGCCCAAGACCTCAGAAGAGCTCGAGGAAGAAGAGAAAGCTCGTATGCCCGATTCGCCTTTCACCAGACTCCTCAGAGCTAGAGGAAGATGCTCTGCTCGGTACTCTCAGCCACACGAGCACGAGACACATTGA
- the LOC131004709 gene encoding protein DMR6-LIKE OXYGENASE 2-like isoform X1, with amino-acid sequence MSWQNRHSSDQTISAMGEVDPDFIQPLEHQPKPESVEARGIPFINLSPLNSQEPDAAALDHLVSEIGDACKIWGFFQIINHGVPSRVRQRIEKASKEFFALPKEEKRKASRDEANLFGYSDFEITKSVRDWKEIFDCTIENPTVIYASDEPDDKELKELTSQWPQYPPNLREICQEYAAEMQKLTHKLLELIALSLGLKKDRFHGFFKEQTSFMRLNYYPSCPAPQLALGLGRHKDAGAMTVLAQDDVGGLEVKRKPDGEWIFVKPMPDAYIVNVGDLIQVPFLCTLMKSDCMYCYVIYGLVIRQVWSNDKYESVEHRVTVNSEKERFSIPFFLNPSHYVWVEPLHELVDEENPSKYKGYSWGKFYATRKLSNFKKLTSENIQVHHFKV; translated from the exons ATGAGTTGGCAAAACAGACATTCATCAGACCAAACAATTTCAGCCATGGGAGAAGTAGATCCTGACTTCATTCAACCCCTCGAACACCAGCCTAAACCAGAAAGTGTTGAAGCCCGAGGCATCCCATTCATCAACCTCTCCCCGCTGAACTCCCAAGAACCCGATGCAGCTGCCCTCGATCATCTAGTGTCGGAGATAGGTGATGCCTGCAAGATATGGGGCTTCTTTCAGATCATCAACCACGGGGTGCCTTCACGAGTCCGTCAGAGAATTGAGAAAGCATCAAAAGAGTTCTTTGCTCTCCCCAAGGAGGAGAAGAGGAAGGCCAGCAGAGATGAGGCCAACCTCTTTGGCTATTCGGACTTTGAGATCACCAAGAGCGTCCGAGACTGGAAGGAGATCTTCGACTGCACCATAGAGAATCCAACGGTCATATATGCCTCAGATGAGCCCGATGACAAGGAGCTCAAAGAGCTCACTAGTCAGTGGCCTCAGTATCCTCCAAATTTAAG GGAGATATGCCAAGAATATGCTGCAGAAATGCAGAAGCTAACTCACAAGCTACTAGAGCTGATAGCATTGAGCTTAGGCCTTAAAAAAGATCGATTTCATGGCTTCTTTAAAGAGCAGACGAGCTTCATGAGGCTGAACTACTACCCATCCTGCCCTGCTCCACAACTAGCACTAGGGCTCGGGAGGCACAAGGATGCCGGTGCCATGACAGTTCTGGCTCAAGACGACGTTGGAGGGCTTGAGGTGAAGAGGAAGCCGGATGGGGAGTGGATCTTTGTCAAACCTATGCCCGATGCTTATATTGTCAACGTGGGAGACCTAATCCAGGTACCCTTTCTTTGCACATTGATGAAGTCAGATTGTATGTATTGTTATGTTATATATGGTTTGGTGATACGGCAGGTTTGGAGCAATGATAAGTATGAGAGTGTGGAGCACAGAGTGACTGTGAACTCTGAGAAGGAGAGGTTTTCGATTCCATTCTTCTTGAATCCTTCACATTATGTGTGGGTGGAGCCACTGCACGAGCTGGTAGATGAGGAAAATCCTTCCAAGTATAAGGGGTATAGTTGGGGGAAGTTTTACGCAACGCGAAAGCTTAGCAATTTCAAGAAGCTTACCTCTGAGAACATTCAAGTGCACCATTTCAAGGTTTAG
- the LOC131004708 gene encoding putative F-box protein At3g23950, translating to MEEDERQKELIMTSTMDDLPDYLLLEIFQRLPLNSIFRAKSVNKRWNFLITDPFFPHCYASRQQQCSSFSPPFALFYIGFIPGSNHPCQIGPFFPPFQHQQTFTFPLNFFTSQLQKLQRETHSLQLIGCSSDLLLFSGSKGDTLSDTYYVCNPLTFTWITLPHPPRHGPRYPVVGFMVEDDGTFWIVQILASGFLPSGLLVFQVYCSTTAKWSPNHVICPTHFDSFTTKTTQVYQGSILWMVEDGLLWYNPRTAIIRVSELPNDRRRIRGRLGVSCGRLSYYEVSRYDPALRVWTMSGGEWMVNHVIRHDHFWSSDESVQGKFLALAEARRYLRWVAFNPTDCDVVFLKCDRQLVTCKLSSACLEVVPCRCDHRDGIFYRLEWDVMPLVFKPWPTALFIASSNHIIDAS from the coding sequence ATGGAGGAAGACGAGAGGCAGAAGGAGCTGATCATGACCTCCACCATGGACGATCTCCCAGACTACCTCTTGCTAGAAATCTTCCAAAGGCTGCCGCTGAATTCAATCTTCAGAGCGAAATCTGTGAACAAGAGATGGAATTTCCTCATAACCGATCCCTTCTTCCCCCACTGCTACGCGTCGCGCCAACAACAGTGCTCCTCCTTCTCCCCACCATTCGCTCTCTTCTACATCGGTTTCATCCCAGGATCTAACCACCCTTGCCAAATAGGCCCTTTCTTTCCCCCATTCCAACACCAACAAACCTTCACTTTCCCTCTAAACTTCTTCACATCCCAACTCCAAAAGCTGCAAAGGGAGACACATTCTCTGCAGCTGATCGGATGCAGCAGCGACCTGCTGCTGTTTTCAGGATCAAAAGGAGACACGTTATCTGATACGTACTACGTGTGCAATCCCTTGACCTTCACATGGATCACTCTTCCGCACCCTCCTCGACATGGACCGAGATATCCAGTCGTCGGATTCATGGTCGAAGACGATGGAACATTCTGGATAGTCCAGATTCTGGCATCCGGCTTCCTCCCCTCGGGCCTCTTAGTATTCCAAGTGTACTGCTCAACCACAGCCAAATGGTCGCCCAACCACGTCATCTGCCCCACCCACTTCGATTCCTTCACGACCAAAACCACGCAAGTTTACCAAGGCAGCATATTGTGGATGGTGGAAGACGGTCTTCTCTGGTACAACCCGAGAACGGCCATAATTAGGGTTTCGGAGCTACCTAACGATCGGAGGCGGATACGGGGGAGGCTGGGGGTTTCGTGCGGGCGGCTGAGTTACTACGAGGTGAGTAGGTACGATCCAGCTTTGAGAGTGTGGACGATGAGCGGCGGAGAGTGGATGGTGAATCATGTGATAAGGCATGATCATTTTTGGTCGAGCGATGAGTCGGTGCAGGGGAAGTTTCTGGCTTTGGCGGAGGCGCGGAGATACCTGCGGTGGGTGGCGTTCAATCCCACGGATTGCGACGTGGTGTTTCTCAAGTGCGATCGCCAGCTGGTGACTTGCAAGCTCTCGTCTGCGTGCTTGGAGGTTGTGCCTTGTCGCTGCGACCACAGAGACGGCATTTTTTACAGGTTGGAATGGGATGTGATGCCTCTTGTCTTTAAGCCCTGGCCTACTGCACTCTTCATTGCTTCTTCCAACCACATCATCGATGCTTCTTAG
- the LOC131004705 gene encoding uncharacterized protein LOC131004705 — MADDSKKSESEVKPEAEETTTAEAQKLSPVKEAGGGGGWGGWGFSLSYLSDLQKAAAEAAEEISRNAVEAARTAAKTISETVDEDSESSKEDNTEVSAAEEETDDEHDKQRKEALDKLEKASEESFLSQGLKVIDTSVETFASGAWQALGSAWKGIENSATNLADSIQQGGLPGSTGPVAPSLLETGKAFTAKGMHVLEQVGKDTMDLLISETGILVDKKSDGNEDEDQLFEEISFDRCFYIYGGPEQLEELEALSNHYALLYNRRKAKLSSEEKSIYDGKLKEVQSIFDLGSELDGNVIYSEKGKGKEAGNDDSMNELKRLHDSSVRKAAELAAGFASALAGLAPNDIIQRTSGRLDNIHSEGVHRLSEICCFAVTQLLMLGKSIISNANKVQDEDIEEETVKIDWPEDSIERAKIIRTKAQSVTENMEAVCNGFITGISDVAESYSAAIKSASAESQGLLPEKSIQEKASLFTDNLRTDHSTAVGKMQDGLQYLTYLVISTSMPVA, encoded by the exons ATGGCTGACGACTCGAAGAAATCTGAATCTGAAGTGAAGCCCGAAGCCGAAGAAACTACCACCGCCGAGGCACAGAAGTTATCTCCGGTGAAAGAggccggcggcggtggcggatgGGGCGGATGGGGATTTTCGCTTTCGTATCTCTCGGATCTTCAAAAAGCTGCTGCTGAGGCCGCTGAAGAGATCTCTCGCAAT GCTGTTGAGGCTGCCAGGACAGCAGCAAAGACCATTTCAGAGACAGTTGATGAAGATTCAGAATCTTCCAAGGAGGATAATACAGAAGTGTCTGCAGCGGAAGAGGAAACCGATGATGAGCATGATAAGCAGCGGAAAGAAGCTCTGGATAAACTAGAGAAAGCCAGCGAAGAATCCTTCCTTAGCCAA GGTTTGAAGGTTATTGATACATCTGTGGAAACCTTTGCCTCGGGGGCTTGGCAAGCTCTTGGATCTGCATGGAAAGG GATTGAGAATTCAGCTACAAATTTAGCTGATTCAATTCAACAGGGCGGTCTACCTGGCTCAACTGGTCCAGTTGCACCATCCTTATTAGAG ACTGGAAAAGCTTTTACTGCTAAAGGTATGCATGTGCTAGAGCAAGTTGGAAAGGACACCATGGATCTTTTAATTTCAGAAACTGGGATCCTAGTTGACAAGAAATCTGATGgtaatgaagatgaagatcaattGTTTGAAGAAATTTCATTTGATAGGTGCTTTTACATTTATGGAGGTCCAGAACAGTTGGAG GAGTTGGAGGCACTTTCCAACCACTACGCACTGTTATACAACCGAAGAAAGGCTAAACTATCATCAGAAGAAAAATCTATTTATGATGGGAAGTTGAAAGAAGTCCAAAGCATATTTGACTTAGGCTCTGAACTTGATGGTAATGTTATATATTCAGAGAAAGGGAAGGGAAAAGAGGCTGGAAATGATGACAGCATGAATGAATTGAAAAGGTTGCATGATTCCAGTGTTCGCAAGGCTGCTGAATTGGCTGCTGG TTTCGCAAGTGCTTTGGCTGGACTGGCTCCAAATGACATCATTCAGCGAACTTCTGGAAGGCTTGATAATATTCACTCAGAGGGTGTCCAT AGGCTTTCTGAAATTTGCTGTTTTGCGGTAACTCAACTTCTGATGCTCGGGAAGTCCATCATATCAAATGCAAACAAAGTTCAAGATGAAGATATTGAGGAGGAGACAGTGAAGATTGATTGGCCTGAGGATTCTATTGAACGAGCTAAGATTATCAGAACAAAGGCACAATCAGTGACAGAAAACATGGAAGCGGTCTGCAATGGTTTCATTACTG GCATATCAGACGTAGCAGAATCCTATTCGGCAGCCATCAAAAGTGCTTCTGCTGAGTCGCAAGGTCTTCTTCCTGAGAAGTCGATCCAGGAAAAGGCGAGTTTGTTCACTGATAATCTCCGAACTGATCACAGCACAGCAGTGGGTAAAATGCAGGATGGACTCCAGTATTTGACGTATTTGGTTATCTCTACCTCAATGCCTGTTGCTTGA